Proteins found in one Kwoniella shivajii chromosome 4, complete sequence genomic segment:
- a CDS encoding succinate dehydrogenase, cytochrome b556 subunit — protein MSTSLIRQSVFRAVAKPSMLRASAPGLMLAQRRFASTQNMTPAESVAFLNAQRQHRPNSPHAQIYQPQITWILSIANRVTGVALSGALYAGALAYLLHPVFPVIDSAHLVSIIADLPTWVKGGLKFLFAVPFTFHTFNGLRHLGWDIGKGLTIKGVYATGYTVMAATAISSIYLAFFV, from the exons ATGTCCACATCACTCATACGACAAAGTGTCTTCCGGGCGGTAGCCAAGC CTTCGATGCTTAGAGCATCCGCTCCTGGATTGATGCTCGCTCAACGACG ATTCGCATCTACCCAGAATATGACACCCGCTGAAAGTGTCGCTTTCCTCAACGCTCAAAGACAACATCGACCCAATTCTCCTCACGCTCAAATCTATCAACCTCAG ATCACATGGATCCTTTCCATCGCCAATCGAGTAACTGGTGTCGCGCTTTCCGGAGCACTCTACGCCGGTGCCCTCGCATACCTCCTGCATCCCGTGTTCCCTGTCATCGACTCTGCTCACCTCGTGTCTATCATCGCCGATCTTCCTACTTGGGTGAAGGGCGGTCTCAAATTCCTTTTCGCTGTGccattcacctttcacaCCTTTAACGGATTGAGACATTTAGGATGGGATATTGGAAAGG GTCTCACCATCAAGGGTGTTTACGCTACCGGATACACTGTTATGGCCGCTACCGCCATTTCAAGTATCTACCTCGCATTCTTTGTATAA
- a CDS encoding secondary thiamine-phosphate synthase enzyme, whose amino-acid sequence MDMAMDTIVPESLPWEHTDEGPDDSVSHLKTSLIGNSITLPISKGKLVFGTWQGIYLAEFRHSGAGWGGRGQGRKVIATIL is encoded by the exons ATGGACATGGCCATGGACACGATTGTTCCTGAATCTTTACCTTGGGAACACACCGATGAAGGACCTGA TGACTCTGTGTCCCACTTGAAGACCTCTCTTATCGGCAATTCTATCACTCTGCCTATTTCCAAAGGCAAGCTGGTATTCGGTACTTGGCAGGGTATCTATTTAGCGGAATTCAGACACAGTGGTGCAGGATGGGGAGGAAGAGGTCAAGGTAGAAAGGTGATAGCTACCATCTTGTGA
- a CDS encoding chaperone DnaK, translating into MFSVARSLRSSSTLSPLRNVARTTSPLLTSKRFNSGKVSGPVIGIDLGTTNSCVSIFEGGAPKVLENAEGARTTPSVVAFTKDGERLVGQPARRQAVVNGENTIFASKRLIGRKFKDAEVQKDIANVPFKIVAHTNGDAWVEARGEKYSPSQIGAFVVGKMKDTASSYLGKPVKHAVITVPAYFNDSQRQATKDAGSIAGLEVLRVINEPTAAALAYGLDKTDSAVIAVYDLGGGTFDISILEMQKGVFEVKSTNGDTHLGGEDFDIALVNHILAEFKKETGIDVSKDRMAIQRIREAAEKAKVELSSAGATDVSLPYITATADGPQHINLNLTRSRFESIVKPLVDRTIEPCKKALSDAGVKASEINEVILVGGMSRMPKVVETVKGVFGREPSKGVNPDEAVAIGASIQAGVLAGNVTDILLLDVTPLSLGIETLGGVFTRLINRNTTIPTKKSQTFSTAADGQTAIQVKVYQGERELVRDNKLLGDFQLTGLPPAPKGVPQIQISFDIDADGIVNVGAIDKATNREQSMTIASSSGLADSEIEQMIADSEKYAEADKTRRQIIEEANRGESFATDTEKSMAEFESQLDKEEREKVKKLLGELREIAAKGAAGDASVKPEDIKSALDAAQQASLGLFQKVYEKRNAESRSSEGSESSSESSSSTSESSAEGEKKQ; encoded by the exons ATGTTCTCGGTCGCACGCTCACTCCGATCTAGCTCAACACTGAGCCCCCTTCGAAATGTCGCT AGAACAACCTCTCCATTGCTCACATCAAAACGATTCAACAGTGGAAAGGTATCAGGACCCGTGATTGG TATCGATCTAGGAACCACCAACTCTTGTGTTTC CATCTTTGAAGGTGGTGCTCCCAAGGTATTGGAAAACGCAGAAGGTGCTCGAACCACTCCTTCCGTCGTCGCTTTTACCAAAG ATGGAGAACGATTAGTTGGTCAACCCGCAAGACGACAAGCCGTCGTCAACGGGGAAAACACAATCTTCGCTTCCAAACG ATTGATCGGCCGAAAGTTCAAAGACGCAGAAGTACAAAAGGACATCGCCAATGTTCCCTTCAAGATTGTTGCTCACACCAATGGAGATGCATGGGTGGAAGCTCGAGGAGAGAaatattcaccttctcaaATCGGTGCTTTCGTTGTTGGCAAGATGAAGGATACTGCGTCTTCTTATCTCGGTAAACCCGTCAAACACGCCGTCATCACTGTCCCTGCCTATTTCAACGATTCCCAACGTCAAGCCACCAAAGATGCTGGTTCCATTGCTGGACTCGAAGTCCTCCGAGTCATCAACGAACCCACAGCTGCTGCTCTTGCTTACGGTCTCGACAAGACTGATTCTGCCGTCATTGCCGTCTACGATTTGGGAGGTGGTACTTTCGATATTTCCATTCTCGAGATGCAAAAAGGTGTATTCGAGGTCAAATCTACCAACGGTGACACTCATCTCGGTGGTGAAGATTTCGACATAGCTCTCGTCAACCATATCCTCGCCGAGTTCAAAAAGGAAACCGGCATCGACGTTTCCAAGGACCGAATGGCTATTCAAAGAATTCGAGAAGCCGcagaaaaggcaaaggtgGAACTCTCAAGTGCTGGCGCAACTGATGTATCCCTTCCCTATATCACTGCCACTGCCGATGGACCTCAAcacatcaacctcaacttgACTCGATCTCGATTCGAATCAATCGTCAAGCCTCTCGTAGACCGAACCATCGAACCTTGTAAAAAAGCATTGAGCGATGCTGGTGTCAAGGCTTCCGAAATCAACGAAGTTATCTTGGTCGGTGGTATGTCACGAATGCCCAAGGTCGTAGAAACCGTCAAGGGTGTCTTCGGACGAGAACCAAGCAAGGGTGTCAACCCCGATGAGGCTGTTGCTATTGGTGCTTCTATCCAAGCTGGTGTACTTGCCGGTAACGTCACCGACATCCTTCTCCTCGATGTTACTCCCCTTTCCCTCGGTATTGAAACTCTTGGTGGTGTATTCACTCGATTGATCAACAGAAACACCACTATCCCTACCAAAAAATCTCAAACTTTCTCCACTGCTGCTGACGGTCAAACCGCTATCCAAGTCAAGGTTTATCAAGGAGAGCGAGAATTAGTTCGAGACAACAAGCTTCTCGGTGATTTCCAACTTACTGGTCTTCCCCCTGCTCCCAAGGGAGTCcctcaaatccaaatctcATTCGACATCGACGCTGATGGTATTGTCAATGTCGGTGCCATTGACAAGGCTACCAACAGAGAGCAATCGATGACCATCGCATCCTCATCCGGTCTCGCTGATTCTGAAATCGAGCAAATGATCGCCGACTCTGAGAAATACGCTGAGGCCGATAAAACCCGACGACAGATCATTGAAGAGGCCAACCGAGGGGAGAGCTTTGCCACCGACACTGAAAAATCTATGGCTGAATTCGAGTCTCAGCTCGATAAAGAGGAACgagaaaaggtcaagaagcTTTTGGGCGAGCTCAGAGAGATCGCTGCCAAAGGTGCCGCTGGTGACGCTAGCGTAAAACCAGAAGACATCAAGTCGGCTCTTGATGCCGCTCAACAAGCTTCCCTTGGTTTGTTCCAAAAG GTGTACGAGAAGCGAAATGCGGAATCCCGAAGCTCTGAAGGCTCTGAAAGCTCTTCCGaatcttcatcctccactTCCGAGTCTTCCgctgaaggagaaaagaagcaATAG
- a CDS encoding pyridoxal kinase, with protein sequence MTTLEPGRVLSIQSHVVSGYVGNRAATFPLQTLGYDVDVVNTVQFSNHTGYGHTNGHKTTPEQLSAIFDGLITNGLVAHSRILTGYVPGAEALQVVAEQIKIMKEADPEIIYVLDPVMGDMGTGLYVSEDVVPVYREMLHLATIITPNQFEVELLSGINITSLDTLHTALQQLHTVNSLPHVAFSSIPLPIALVSSMNLPCPPSSYTNLLPNPIPPWYDAVGDGEPEDEVLVCFASSQEEEHMETWAFALPTIRGYFSGVGDLFSAMVLAHFENPDSHSDLPPLAHAVSKALLTVQQILLRTHLYSLAQTTTSGTATPRPLHHPSNDQHVIPSDAELDAINPSNPKDPKRKAKRMRLRELRVVQERALIAEGGQGWPGRKLDWSATLNHGI encoded by the exons ATGACTACTCTTGAGCCCGGACGTGTCCTTTCCATCCAGTCTCATGTCGTTTCTGGATATGTCG GAAATCGAGCTGCGACATTCCCCTTACAGACATTAGGATACGACGTGGACGTGGTCAACACCGTGCAGTTCTCTAATCACACTG GATACGGTCACACCAATGGGCACAAAACAACTCCAGAACAGCTTTCCGCCATCTTTGACGGCTTAATCACAAATGGATTGGTGGCCCATTCACGAATACTTACTGGCTATGTCCCTGGTGCTGAAGCGTTACAGGTGGTCGCGGAACAAATCAAAATAATGAAAGAGGCCGACCCAGAGATCATCTATGTGCTAGACC CGGTCATGGGAGATATGGGCACTGGACTTTATGTATCGGAAGATGTCGTGCCAGTCTACAGGGAGATGTTACATTTAGCAACAATAATCACACCAAATCAGTTCGAAGTAGA gCTCTTGTCCGGCATTAACATCACGTCACTGGATACTCTTCACACAGCTCTCCAACAACTGCACACTGTCAACTCCCTCCCGCACGTCGCCTTTTCCTCCATTCCCTTACCAATCGCTCTAGTCTCATCAATGAACCTCCCCTGCCCTCCATCATCCTATACAAATTTACTACCCAACCCCATACCGCCTTGGTACGACGCCGTCGGAGATGGAGAACCCGAGGATGAAGTACTCGTCTGTTTTGCTAGCAGTCAGGAGGAAGAGCACATGGAAACTTGGGCATTTGCTCTTCCAACCATACGAGGATATTTCTCAGGAGTCGGAGACCTCTTCTCAGCAATGGTACTGGCCCATTTCGAGAATCCTGATTCTCACTCTGACTTACCACCATTGGCGCACGCTGTTTCCAAAGCTCTTCTGACAGTCCAGCAAATTTTGCTTCGCACTCACCTGTATTCTCTTGCTCAGACGACAACGTCAGGCACAGCTACCCCGCGGCCTTTACATCACCCTTCGAATGATCAGCATGTCATCCCGTCCGATGCCGAACTCGACGCCATCAACCCGTCAAATCCGAAAGACCCTAAAAGAAAGGCAAAGCGCATGCGACTGAGAGAGCTACGAGTGGTCCAGGAGCGAGCATTGATCGCAGAAGGTGGGCAAGGATGGCCTGGTAGAAAACTAGACTGGTCTGCAACTCTTAATCATGGGATATAA